A DNA window from Vibrio cidicii contains the following coding sequences:
- a CDS encoding PTS mannitol transporter subunit IICBA, with protein MISPDAKIKIQNFGRFLSNMVMPNIGAFIAWGFITALFIPTGWLPNETLASMVGPMITYLLPLLIGYTGGKLVGGDRGAVVGAITTMGVIVGTDIPMFMGAMMVGPLGGWAIKTFDKKVEGKIKSGFEMLVNNFSAGIIGMLCAILAFFLIGPFVKILSGGLAAGVNFLVSAHLLPLTSIFVEPAKILFLNNAINHGIFSPLGIQQASEMGQSIFFLIEANPGPGLGILLAYMVFGKGTARQTAGGASIIHFFGGIHEIYFPYILMNPRLILAAIAGGMTGVFVLTVFDAGIVSPASPGSIFAVLLMTQKASIVGVLASIISAATVSFTVASLLMKTQSSSEEEGDEAALAKATSQMKNMKSASKGAVSASNQSKGNVDLTKVQSIIVACDAGMGSSAMGASMLRKKVQEAGLTIHVTNLAINSLTESADIVITHKDLTDRARKHAPNAHHISLVNFLDGEMYNQLVTKLLAAQKPSAANDENAVKVSLVAANDDHYNPQQPSVFQIQRENIHLGLKATNKEEAIRFAGNKLVELGYAEPEYVDAMFAREALVPTYLGESIAVPHGTVEAKDRVKKTGIVICQYPAGIQFTDDADDVAKLVIGIAAKNDEHIQVITTITNALDEPEAIERLTSTQDVEEILNILSGQQAA; from the coding sequence ATGATATCACCAGATGCAAAGATCAAGATACAAAATTTTGGTCGTTTTCTGTCTAACATGGTCATGCCCAACATAGGCGCATTCATCGCTTGGGGCTTTATTACCGCACTTTTCATTCCAACCGGATGGCTGCCCAATGAGACCTTAGCGTCCATGGTTGGCCCTATGATTACCTACTTACTGCCACTGCTGATCGGTTACACCGGCGGTAAACTGGTCGGTGGCGATCGCGGCGCTGTCGTTGGTGCCATTACCACCATGGGTGTCATCGTCGGTACCGATATCCCCATGTTTATGGGGGCAATGATGGTCGGCCCACTTGGCGGCTGGGCAATCAAAACCTTTGATAAAAAAGTCGAAGGGAAAATCAAAAGCGGCTTTGAGATGTTGGTTAACAACTTCTCCGCTGGCATCATTGGTATGCTCTGCGCTATTTTGGCTTTCTTCCTGATTGGCCCATTTGTCAAAATCCTTTCTGGCGGTTTGGCGGCAGGGGTAAACTTCCTAGTTTCAGCACACCTGCTCCCTCTTACCTCCATTTTTGTTGAACCTGCGAAAATTCTCTTCCTGAACAACGCAATCAACCACGGTATTTTCTCACCGCTGGGCATTCAGCAAGCCTCTGAAATGGGCCAATCGATCTTCTTCTTGATTGAAGCAAACCCAGGCCCAGGTCTTGGTATCCTATTGGCGTACATGGTGTTTGGTAAAGGCACAGCGCGTCAAACCGCTGGCGGCGCCTCCATCATCCACTTCTTCGGTGGTATTCATGAGATCTACTTCCCATACATTTTGATGAATCCACGCTTGATCCTCGCAGCAATCGCGGGCGGCATGACTGGCGTATTCGTCCTTACCGTATTTGATGCAGGCATCGTCTCTCCTGCCTCTCCTGGCTCGATCTTCGCAGTGCTGCTAATGACACAAAAAGCGTCTATCGTCGGTGTACTTGCGTCTATCATCTCGGCGGCAACGGTTTCTTTCACGGTGGCTTCACTGCTGATGAAAACCCAGAGCTCAAGCGAAGAAGAAGGTGATGAAGCGGCGTTGGCCAAAGCAACCTCACAAATGAAAAACATGAAGTCGGCGTCAAAAGGCGCAGTGAGTGCAAGCAATCAGAGCAAGGGCAACGTTGATCTGACCAAAGTACAAAGCATTATCGTCGCTTGTGATGCAGGCATGGGCTCAAGCGCGATGGGCGCGAGCATGCTACGCAAGAAAGTACAAGAGGCAGGACTGACTATCCACGTCACTAACCTTGCCATTAACAGCCTAACCGAGAGTGCCGATATCGTGATTACTCATAAAGATCTCACTGACCGTGCACGCAAGCACGCGCCAAACGCTCACCACATCTCACTGGTGAATTTCCTCGATGGCGAGATGTACAACCAACTGGTGACCAAGCTGCTCGCTGCGCAAAAGCCGTCAGCGGCAAACGATGAGAATGCGGTGAAAGTATCATTGGTGGCGGCCAACGACGACCATTACAACCCGCAGCAACCTTCGGTTTTTCAAATCCAACGTGAAAACATCCACCTCGGATTGAAAGCGACCAACAAAGAAGAAGCGATCCGTTTTGCGGGGAACAAGTTGGTTGAATTAGGTTACGCCGAGCCAGAGTACGTTGATGCGATGTTTGCACGCGAAGCGCTGGTACCAACCTATCTGGGCGAATCGATCGCCGTACCGCATGGCACGGTAGAAGCGAAAGATCGCGTGAAAAAAACCGGGATCGTGATCTGCCAATACCCAGCAGGCATCCAGTTTACCGATGATGCCGACGACGTGGCTAAGTTAGTGATTGGCATCGCGGCGAAAAACGATGAACACATTCAGGTGATTACCACCATTACCAACGCACTTGACGAGCCAGAAGCAATTGAAAGGCTGACCAGCACGCAAGATGTTGAAGAAATCCTCAACATCTTGAGCGGTCAACAAGCCGCGTAA
- a CDS encoding mannitol-1-phosphate 5-dehydrogenase has product MKNAVHFGAGNIGRGFIGKLLADADVAVTFADVNTPLVDQLSHKQQYKVKVVGSECQIDTVTHVTAVNSASEDVIEQIVKTDLVTTAVGPNVLDIIAKTIAKGIAQRFAAGNQAPLNIIACENMVRGTTHLKGEVYKHLDAELHAQADELIGFVDSAVDRIVPPAEAANDDPLEVTVESFSEWIVDEQQFKGEIPDIAGMEKTNNLMAFVERKLFTLNTGHCITAYLGCLKGHRTIREAIEDEEIYADVKQAMQESGEVLIRRYGFDREMHNAYIEKILGRFANPYLVDEVDRVGRQPIRKLGENDRLIKPLLGTIEYGTDNQTLLKGIAAALKYQNETDPQAQELQNALRELGVKKTLSHYTGLAEESAEVAQIEAIFLQL; this is encoded by the coding sequence ATGAAAAATGCAGTTCATTTTGGCGCAGGTAACATTGGTCGTGGTTTTATTGGCAAACTGCTCGCCGATGCCGATGTGGCGGTCACCTTTGCCGACGTCAACACTCCCTTGGTCGATCAACTCAGCCACAAACAGCAGTACAAAGTGAAAGTGGTCGGCAGTGAGTGCCAAATCGACACCGTAACGCATGTTACTGCGGTCAACTCCGCCAGTGAGGATGTGATTGAGCAAATTGTAAAAACCGATTTGGTCACTACCGCTGTGGGGCCAAACGTGCTCGATATCATCGCCAAGACGATTGCCAAAGGCATCGCACAACGGTTTGCTGCTGGCAACCAAGCACCGCTGAACATCATTGCGTGTGAAAACATGGTACGCGGTACCACACATTTGAAAGGCGAAGTGTACAAGCATTTAGATGCCGAGCTTCACGCTCAAGCCGACGAGCTGATTGGCTTTGTCGATTCAGCGGTTGACCGCATCGTGCCACCTGCTGAAGCGGCCAACGATGACCCACTGGAAGTCACCGTGGAAAGTTTTAGCGAGTGGATTGTCGATGAACAACAGTTTAAAGGCGAGATCCCTGATATTGCTGGCATGGAGAAAACCAACAATCTGATGGCGTTTGTCGAGCGCAAACTGTTCACCCTCAACACCGGTCATTGCATCACTGCGTACTTAGGCTGCTTAAAAGGGCACCGTACCATCCGTGAAGCGATTGAGGATGAGGAAATCTACGCAGACGTCAAACAGGCGATGCAAGAGAGTGGTGAAGTGCTGATCCGCCGTTATGGCTTTGATCGCGAGATGCACAATGCTTACATCGAGAAAATTCTTGGCCGCTTTGCCAACCCATATTTGGTGGATGAAGTGGATCGCGTTGGGCGTCAGCCAATCCGCAAGCTTGGCGAAAATGATAGATTAATCAAACCACTACTGGGTACAATTGAGTACGGCACCGACAATCAAACCCTGCTGAAAGGGATTGCCGCTGCGCTCAAATACCAAAATGAGACCGACCCGCAAGCGCAAGAATTGCAAAACGCGCTGCGAGAGCTTGGGGTGAAAAAGACCTTAAGTCACTACACGGGTCTCGCTGAAGAGAGTGCGGAAGTGGCGCAAATCGAAGCCATTTTCCTACAACTTTAA
- a CDS encoding lysophospholipid acyltransferase family protein, with protein MTTSSPFRLPRKTPFGIGENVAEWMTGLSKLDKFYMQRPVGCNTPAFLRYTLQVLGIDYHIARGSLDSVPQIGPTVVVANHPLGCVEGVILAELLLTIRSDVQILANQYLKTVPELDKLFIGVDVFESKDAMKSNMKALRDANKHLAQGGLLLVFPAGEVSQLVDRKQCRVEDKDWSRSVSALIRKNRATAVPVFINGQNSQRFYMAGKIHPLLRTLMLGRELLNKNNQPIQLSIGQAIKYKEVTTLNDEQLVSYLRLNTYLLGHRGDGKVASNRDSESQEPIAQPLDKTILLRELAMLPRDARLLKQGEFSVYCTKASQIPSLLHEIGRQREINFRAVGEGTGNAIDIDHFDHYYHHLFVWDDEQQCLVGAYRLGLVDELQAQLGIDGLYSRTLFEYDQRFLSQLGQSIEMGRSVITAEYQRSMSALLLLWKGIATFVHQHPQYTHLFGPVSISNDYSPAARQLLAQSMTLHHYDTANAEHVKPLNPLPEAHLGWNTSMLTALGDLQLLSRVIARLDEGKSVPVLLRQYLGLNGKLVCFNVDPAFNNALDGLIVVDLRDVPEKTLAKYMTVSGAEAYLKHHQALER; from the coding sequence ATGACAACAAGCAGCCCTTTCCGTCTCCCACGTAAGACCCCATTTGGCATCGGCGAAAACGTCGCGGAGTGGATGACCGGTTTGAGCAAACTGGATAAGTTTTATATGCAGCGCCCAGTGGGCTGCAACACCCCTGCTTTCCTGCGCTACACCTTGCAAGTGCTGGGTATCGACTATCATATCGCGCGCGGGTCATTGGATTCCGTACCGCAAATCGGCCCAACGGTAGTGGTGGCGAACCATCCGCTTGGTTGTGTCGAAGGGGTTATTTTGGCGGAGCTACTGCTCACCATTCGCAGCGACGTGCAGATCTTAGCCAATCAATACCTCAAAACTGTGCCGGAGCTGGATAAGCTGTTTATCGGTGTCGATGTATTTGAAAGCAAAGATGCGATGAAATCCAATATGAAAGCACTGCGCGACGCCAACAAACACCTTGCTCAGGGCGGCTTATTATTGGTCTTCCCTGCGGGCGAGGTGTCGCAATTGGTCGACCGCAAACAGTGCCGAGTGGAAGATAAAGACTGGAGCCGCTCTGTCAGCGCCTTGATCCGCAAGAACAGAGCCACCGCGGTGCCCGTGTTTATTAATGGACAAAACTCGCAGCGCTTTTATATGGCGGGCAAAATTCACCCCTTACTGCGCACGCTGATGCTCGGGCGAGAACTGCTGAACAAAAACAACCAGCCGATCCAACTCTCCATTGGTCAAGCGATAAAATACAAAGAAGTGACCACGCTCAATGATGAGCAGTTGGTCAGTTATTTGCGCCTCAACACGTATTTACTCGGCCACAGAGGGGACGGCAAAGTAGCGTCCAATCGTGACTCAGAGAGCCAAGAGCCGATTGCGCAGCCGCTCGACAAAACAATACTGCTGCGCGAGTTGGCTATGCTGCCACGTGATGCACGGCTGTTGAAACAGGGTGAGTTCAGCGTCTATTGTACCAAAGCATCGCAAATCCCCTCTTTGCTGCATGAAATTGGCCGCCAACGTGAAATTAACTTTCGCGCCGTCGGCGAAGGAACGGGTAACGCGATAGATATCGACCATTTTGATCACTACTACCATCATCTGTTTGTGTGGGATGATGAACAGCAATGCTTAGTGGGCGCTTATCGTCTTGGCTTAGTGGACGAGCTGCAAGCGCAACTGGGGATTGATGGCCTTTATTCACGCACTCTGTTTGAGTACGATCAGCGTTTTCTTTCTCAGCTTGGTCAGTCGATTGAAATGGGACGCTCGGTGATCACCGCCGAGTACCAACGCAGCATGAGCGCGCTGCTGCTGCTGTGGAAAGGGATCGCCACTTTCGTCCACCAGCATCCTCAATACACGCATCTGTTCGGTCCGGTGAGCATCAGCAACGATTACAGCCCAGCAGCGCGACAGCTACTGGCCCAATCGATGACGCTGCACCATTATGATACGGCCAATGCCGAACATGTGAAGCCACTCAATCCGCTGCCCGAGGCTCACCTCGGCTGGAACACCAGCATGTTGACGGCGCTCGGCGATTTGCAACTGTTGTCGCGCGTTATTGCCCGTCTCGATGAAGGGAAAAGCGTACCTGTGCTGTTGCGGCAATATTTAGGACTCAATGGCAAACTGGTGTGCTTTAATGTCGATCCTGCGTTTAACAACGCACTGGATGGCCTGATCGTGGTGGACTTGCGTGATGTCCCCGAGAAGACTCTGGCGAAATACATGACTGTAAGCGGCGCCGAGGCGTATCTCAAGCACCATCAAGCCCTTGAAAGATAA
- the rpsU gene encoding 30S ribosomal protein S21 → MPVVKVRENEPFDVALRRFKRSCEKAGILSEVRRREHYEKPTTVRKRAKAAAQKRHAKKLARENARRVRLY, encoded by the coding sequence ATGCCAGTAGTTAAAGTACGTGAAAACGAACCGTTCGACGTTGCTCTACGTCGTTTCAAGCGCTCTTGCGAAAAAGCAGGTATCCTTTCTGAAGTGCGTCGTCGTGAGCACTACGAAAAACCAACTACAGTTCGCAAACGCGCTAAAGCAGCAGCTCAAAAGCGTCACGCTAAGAAGCTAGCTCGCGAAAACGCACGTCGCGTTCGCCTGTACTAA
- a CDS encoding GatB/YqeY domain-containing protein, with product MALIDTLKEEQKLAMKAKDKQRLGTIRLALSAIKQREVDEQITLSDDDILAVLTKMVKQRRDSVSQFEAAGRQDLADAEKAEITVLEDFMPQPLSEEEVTALVEAAVVESGAAGMQDMSKVMAVLKPQIQGRADMGKVSGLVRAKLA from the coding sequence ATGGCTCTGATTGACACTCTCAAAGAAGAGCAAAAATTAGCGATGAAAGCCAAGGACAAACAGCGCCTTGGCACAATCCGTTTAGCCTTATCAGCCATTAAGCAACGTGAAGTTGACGAGCAGATTACTCTGAGCGACGACGACATTCTCGCTGTGCTGACCAAAATGGTTAAACAACGTCGCGACTCTGTATCGCAGTTTGAAGCGGCAGGTCGTCAAGACTTGGCCGATGCGGAGAAAGCAGAAATTACTGTACTTGAAGACTTCATGCCACAACCGCTTAGCGAAGAAGAAGTAACCGCGCTTGTTGAAGCCGCCGTTGTTGAATCTGGCGCTGCGGGCATGCAAGACATGAGCAAAGTAATGGCTGTGCTCAAGCCGCAAATTCAAGGTCGTGCAGACATGGGTAAAGTGAGCGGTTTAGTTCGCGCTAAACTGGCTTAA
- a CDS encoding HipA domain-containing protein: MSKLQQLDVFIGTNTKIGRLILPVGTETEFSFIYEDEWKHTGFPISPHIPFDDRASPRSIENYLRNLLPEGEAFEEMIQNTTISKSNTFGLIRKLGAETSGALSFRVPESEPQETSFRPVPDDELIERLERNLAPLVYWDGKVRLSVAGVQNKLNLLKRGDEWGFGEGKLSSNYILKFESGRAPCIAVNEFFCMTLAKLAVLDVAHVELTRIGNTRTLIIERFDRAYIEARDVVQRRHVIDGCQATDLPPGYKYERQNGDEGDGVYMRDGVSFPRLLSVKTVDTVITNLKLTQWMLFNLVTLNYDAHGKNISFFVTPKGLELTPFYDLVNIEAIAQEGAKRNSRSGKLSADEGRAASIPQYFAMSIGDWESEDFQNPPKGNFKRPITSYDLAEFGALLGYSGTKMASIMVETVGAIKNALKEAIDLTEDQGIDDGEREHIELCVSLIQTECEYLLAQADSVPEMSGLL, translated from the coding sequence ATGAGTAAGTTACAACAGTTAGACGTGTTTATCGGTACGAATACCAAAATTGGTCGTTTGATTCTTCCTGTCGGAACAGAAACAGAGTTCTCATTCATCTATGAAGATGAATGGAAACACACTGGTTTCCCAATTTCGCCACACATCCCTTTCGATGATCGGGCTTCGCCACGTAGTATTGAGAACTACCTCAGAAATCTCCTTCCTGAAGGAGAAGCCTTTGAGGAAATGATACAAAACACCACTATCTCCAAAAGCAACACGTTCGGGCTGATTCGTAAGCTTGGTGCGGAAACATCTGGCGCATTATCTTTTCGAGTTCCAGAATCAGAACCTCAAGAAACTAGTTTTAGACCTGTACCTGATGATGAACTAATAGAACGACTAGAGCGAAATCTAGCGCCATTAGTATATTGGGACGGTAAGGTTCGCCTTTCGGTTGCAGGTGTGCAAAACAAATTAAACTTACTTAAGCGTGGTGATGAATGGGGGTTTGGCGAAGGCAAATTAAGTTCGAACTACATTCTGAAGTTTGAAAGCGGTAGAGCACCGTGTATTGCTGTTAATGAGTTCTTTTGCATGACATTAGCCAAGCTAGCAGTTTTGGACGTCGCTCATGTTGAGTTAACTCGCATTGGGAATACTAGGACACTGATCATAGAGCGGTTCGATCGTGCCTATATTGAAGCTCGTGATGTCGTTCAACGAAGACATGTGATTGATGGCTGTCAGGCGACTGACTTACCTCCAGGTTACAAATACGAGCGTCAGAATGGGGATGAAGGCGATGGCGTATATATGCGTGATGGCGTTTCTTTCCCACGCCTACTGAGCGTCAAAACCGTAGACACGGTCATCACTAACCTAAAGCTCACCCAATGGATGCTCTTTAATCTAGTAACGCTAAACTACGATGCTCATGGTAAAAATATTAGCTTCTTCGTCACTCCTAAAGGCCTTGAGCTGACCCCTTTTTATGATTTAGTAAACATAGAAGCCATCGCTCAAGAGGGAGCAAAACGCAACTCACGAAGCGGTAAGTTGTCTGCTGATGAGGGGCGTGCCGCCAGTATCCCTCAATATTTTGCAATGTCGATTGGAGATTGGGAAAGTGAAGACTTTCAAAATCCGCCGAAAGGTAACTTCAAACGCCCTATCACCAGCTATGATTTAGCTGAATTCGGCGCTCTGCTGGGTTATTCAGGCACCAAAATGGCTTCCATAATGGTAGAAACCGTTGGTGCTATAAAAAATGCCCTGAAGGAAGCGATTGACCTTACTGAAGATCAAGGAATCGATGATGGAGAGCGTGAACACATAGAACTATGTGTGTCACTCATCCAAACAGAGTGCGAATACTTGCTAGCGCAAGCCGACAGCGTGCCAGAAATGAGTGGGCTTCTTTAA
- a CDS encoding helix-turn-helix domain-containing protein — MKKGKMVKAQPMPDLNTEFSMETLGSAIRSKRTDRGWRIDDLASKANLSRRTVMKVEKGDTSVTFANVLILMDILGLSLRLIDVNLFVRPHSQIPSQAENSVRNNEDGWYE; from the coding sequence ATGAAAAAAGGTAAGATGGTAAAGGCACAACCTATGCCTGATTTGAATACCGAGTTCAGTATGGAAACGCTGGGGAGCGCCATTCGCTCAAAACGCACCGATAGAGGCTGGCGTATTGATGATCTCGCTTCAAAAGCCAACTTATCTCGTAGAACAGTCATGAAAGTAGAAAAAGGCGATACCAGTGTCACCTTTGCCAATGTACTCATCCTCATGGACATCTTAGGGCTATCGTTACGCCTTATCGATGTAAACCTATTTGTTCGTCCACATAGCCAAATACCCTCCCAAGCTGAAAACAGCGTGAGAAACAATGAGGACGGTTGGTATGAGTAA